In Candidatus Baltobacteraceae bacterium, a single window of DNA contains:
- a CDS encoding helix-turn-helix domain-containing protein has product MSTQRTTPPTILPETQGALCPRFHRAVELIGRRWTGAIIRVLLGGPRRFNELLAAIPGISDRLLTERLRELEHEELIVRRVEPGSPVKVIYELTCAGAELQESLDALGRWAERWLGLEFNASSSERAQT; this is encoded by the coding sequence ATGTCAACGCAACGCACAACGCCACCGACGATTTTGCCCGAAACCCAGGGCGCGCTCTGTCCACGCTTTCATCGCGCGGTCGAACTGATCGGCCGCCGCTGGACCGGAGCGATCATCCGCGTGTTGCTGGGCGGCCCCCGCCGCTTCAACGAGCTGCTTGCGGCCATTCCCGGAATCTCCGATCGGCTGCTCACGGAACGGCTGCGCGAACTCGAACATGAGGAGTTGATCGTGCGCCGCGTCGAGCCGGGTTCGCCGGTCAAAGTGATTTACGAATTGACCTGCGCGGGCGCCGAATTGCAGGAATCGCTCGACGCGCTCGGCCGCTGGGCCGAACGGTGGCTCGGGCTGGAGTTCAATGCGTCAAGCTCTGAACGAGCACAAACCTAA
- a CDS encoding alpha/beta fold hydrolase gives MLVFIHGAGCTADVFAAQTAAFQDAIALTLPGHTTPGEAASIDAFADSVAAELRDRNVRDAILCGHSMGGAIALELALRKHRGVRAVVMLASGAKLRVGPAIFAQLEEDFERAAHEIPRYFFAEPTAERLAAAAASMLAVGQAQTLRDFRACDAFDCIGRLQEVALPLLALTGERDVLTPPKFAQALADRVPEARARIVPGAGHLVMVERPGDVNDALRAFVNHVESAI, from the coding sequence GTGCTGGTCTTCATTCACGGCGCGGGATGCACCGCCGACGTGTTCGCCGCCCAAACCGCTGCGTTCCAGGACGCAATCGCCTTGACGCTTCCCGGGCATACGACGCCGGGAGAGGCGGCAAGCATCGACGCGTTCGCGGATTCCGTTGCGGCCGAGCTGCGGGATCGCAACGTACGCGACGCGATCCTTTGCGGACATTCGATGGGCGGCGCGATCGCACTCGAGCTGGCGCTGCGCAAGCACCGGGGCGTACGCGCCGTCGTGATGCTCGCATCGGGCGCGAAGTTGCGCGTCGGACCCGCGATCTTTGCCCAACTCGAAGAGGACTTCGAACGCGCCGCCCACGAGATACCGCGCTACTTCTTCGCCGAGCCCACCGCGGAGCGGCTCGCCGCGGCGGCCGCGTCGATGCTGGCGGTCGGCCAAGCGCAAACGCTGCGTGACTTTCGCGCATGCGATGCCTTCGATTGCATCGGCCGCCTCCAGGAGGTGGCCCTTCCGCTGCTCGCGCTCACCGGCGAACGCGACGTGCTCACTCCGCCGAAGTTCGCCCAAGCGCTCGCCGACCGGGTGCCGGAGGCTCGGGCGCGAATAGTGCCCGGTGCCGGGCACCTTGTGATGGTTGAGCGCCCAGGTGATGTGAACGACGCGCTTCGCGCGTTCGTTAACCACGTAGAATCTGCGATCTAA
- a CDS encoding CoA transferase: MLEGIRVVAIATNIPGPVAAARLHQLGASVVKVEPLRGDPLAHASPTWYETLTRGIAVERIDVRAPESAARIDAYLLDADLLLTAMRARALRNAGLDWPRLHARYPRLCCVSLTGEAPPNDDRAGHDLTYQARAGTIAPPAIPRALIGDMAAAERVVSVALALLLRRERNGEAGAANVAITDAATDFAQPYAHGLTRENGVLGGALPAYNIYPAREGWVAVAALEPHFVQRLLAMLEVEAVDAGALRAAFALRSAQEWEQLAQHHDVPLAAIR, from the coding sequence GTGCTCGAAGGCATACGCGTCGTCGCAATAGCGACGAATATTCCAGGCCCGGTTGCCGCGGCACGCCTGCATCAGCTTGGCGCGAGCGTCGTCAAAGTCGAGCCGCTGCGGGGCGATCCGCTGGCCCACGCATCACCGACCTGGTACGAAACGCTTACGCGCGGCATCGCGGTCGAACGGATCGATGTACGCGCCCCCGAATCCGCCGCCCGGATCGATGCGTACTTGCTCGACGCGGATCTCCTGCTCACCGCGATGCGCGCGCGTGCGCTGCGGAACGCCGGCCTCGATTGGCCGCGCCTGCACGCCCGTTACCCGCGGCTGTGCTGCGTATCGCTCACCGGCGAAGCCCCGCCCAACGACGACCGTGCCGGCCATGACCTGACCTATCAAGCGCGGGCGGGAACCATCGCGCCGCCGGCAATCCCGCGCGCGTTGATCGGCGACATGGCGGCCGCCGAGCGCGTCGTCAGCGTCGCCCTCGCGCTGCTCCTGCGGCGCGAACGAAACGGGGAGGCCGGTGCGGCGAACGTCGCGATCACCGATGCGGCAACCGATTTCGCGCAGCCCTATGCGCACGGCCTTACCCGCGAAAACGGTGTGCTCGGCGGAGCGCTGCCTGCCTACAATATCTACCCCGCGCGCGAAGGGTGGGTCGCGGTTGCCGCGCTCGAACCGCATTTCGTCCAGCGGCTGCTGGCGATGCTCGAAGTCGAAGCGGTAGACGCCGGCGCGTTGCGCGCCGCCTTTGCGCTACGCAGCGCGCAGGAGTGGGAGCAGCTCGCGCAGCACCACGACGTGCCGCTGGCCGCAATTCGTTGA
- a CDS encoding YihY/virulence factor BrkB family protein, whose amino-acid sequence MGRLIHTLRLASLRFSKDGCAFLAQAVAFNAIFALFPLVVLILSAASIIFPFAQERVLNFLGTFSPTLHQFVAANIQTYIYGRGITSIIALIFLVWSGKNLFMGLAFALDRALNVPAGRPFFHNVAVSIVMLPVIGLILMIAMALPIVISIAMFLAQVPDRQNLTHFSAYGISLALVFVVTMVLYRFLPNRRISWSFSLPGGVLVAILWPLVQFAFTQYTLHVNFTQIYGALSVPLALLLWFYVIGSVFFFGAEFSAAWHVKDTAGLARVDDLLDALPAKQRVKR is encoded by the coding sequence ATGGGACGACTCATCCACACCTTGCGCCTGGCAAGCCTGCGCTTCTCGAAAGACGGATGTGCGTTCTTGGCGCAAGCCGTCGCGTTCAACGCGATCTTCGCGCTCTTTCCGCTGGTCGTCCTGATCCTCAGCGCCGCTTCGATCATCTTTCCGTTTGCGCAAGAGCGCGTGCTGAATTTCTTGGGGACGTTCAGCCCCACGTTACACCAGTTCGTCGCCGCAAACATCCAGACATATATCTACGGACGCGGAATCACCAGCATCATCGCGCTGATCTTCTTGGTATGGTCGGGGAAAAATCTTTTCATGGGGCTGGCCTTCGCGCTCGATCGAGCGCTGAACGTGCCGGCGGGCCGCCCGTTTTTTCACAACGTCGCCGTTTCGATCGTCATGCTTCCGGTAATCGGCTTGATTTTGATGATCGCGATGGCGCTGCCGATCGTGATCTCGATCGCGATGTTTCTCGCGCAGGTGCCGGACCGTCAGAACCTCACCCATTTCTCCGCCTACGGAATCTCGTTGGCACTCGTCTTCGTCGTGACCATGGTGCTCTACCGGTTTCTCCCGAATCGCCGCATCTCGTGGTCATTTTCGCTTCCCGGCGGCGTACTCGTCGCGATCCTTTGGCCGCTGGTGCAATTTGCGTTCACACAGTACACGCTGCACGTCAACTTCACTCAGATCTACGGCGCGCTTTCCGTGCCGCTCGCGCTCTTGCTCTGGTTTTACGTTATCGGCTCGGTCTTTTTCTTCGGTGCGGAGTTCTCCGCGGCGTGGCACGTGAAGGACACCGCGGGCCTAGCACGGGTTGACGATTTGCTCGACGCGCTGCCCGCAAAGCAGCGGGTCAAACGCTAG
- a CDS encoding divergent polysaccharide deacetylase family protein has product MSKRRSRRRRPGDWLVLVLLFIIAFAAGWYLLRPRHAAPPSLAVASPLPILTATPIATAAPTESPTPGASPTPNAAGPKLALIIDDCGQWVDIERGYIALPIPLTLSVLPYVHAARQIAQEAHDAGKGVMLHLPMEPQSEIYPGPGEVKTAMTDAQVIAQVQADLAQVPLAQGVNNHEGSKASADARVMHDVMEVLARHGHLFFIDSRTSAASVGEQQAAAAGIPTASRDVFLDNRENVAYTEAQLREAAGIARRTGSAIAIGHPRATTLAAVRAMIPQLQAAGIRFVLVQSLTH; this is encoded by the coding sequence GTGTCGAAACGCCGTTCCCGACGCCGCCGTCCCGGCGACTGGCTCGTACTCGTTCTCCTCTTCATCATCGCCTTTGCGGCCGGCTGGTACCTTCTGCGGCCGCGTCACGCTGCGCCGCCGAGCCTTGCCGTCGCATCACCTTTGCCCATACTGACCGCAACGCCGATCGCAACCGCAGCGCCGACCGAAAGCCCGACACCGGGTGCATCACCCACGCCGAATGCGGCCGGCCCAAAACTCGCGCTGATCATCGATGATTGCGGACAGTGGGTCGATATCGAACGCGGGTATATCGCGCTGCCCATTCCGCTCACGCTCTCGGTGTTGCCGTACGTTCACGCGGCGCGCCAGATCGCGCAGGAAGCCCACGACGCCGGCAAAGGGGTGATGCTGCATCTGCCGATGGAGCCGCAATCCGAGATCTATCCCGGTCCCGGCGAGGTGAAGACGGCGATGACGGATGCCCAGGTGATCGCACAGGTCCAGGCCGATTTGGCCCAAGTTCCGCTCGCGCAGGGCGTGAACAATCACGAGGGGAGTAAGGCCAGTGCCGACGCGCGCGTGATGCACGACGTCATGGAGGTGCTTGCACGGCACGGCCACCTCTTCTTCATCGACTCACGCACCAGCGCCGCCAGCGTCGGCGAACAGCAGGCAGCGGCCGCCGGCATCCCGACGGCGTCGCGCGACGTCTTTCTCGATAATCGCGAGAACGTCGCCTATACCGAAGCGCAGCTTCGCGAAGCCGCCGGCATCGCAAGACGAACCGGAAGCGCAATCGCGATCGGTCACCCGCGCGCAACCACGCTGGCAGCGGTGCGCGCGATGATTCCTCAGTTACAGGCTGCGGGAATTAGGTTTGTGCTCGTTCAGAGCTTGACGCATTGA
- a CDS encoding DUF6600 domain-containing protein, which translates to MIHSSIKRAPFALILSATLAAAYVGAIPAYAQDYGQYDAEAGANAPPVARLAIVEGQVALKHGDRGDQATAIANAPIEAGDYITTGDDGRAEVQLDADTIIRAGADTQLRFTQLDDSGETAQIAQGTIQLRVFATGQSNVQVQTPSVNVEPSEAGAYLITVTADGTTQLTARSGSLAVTTPQGSQEVDPGQTMVVAGSATNPRYQYIGEVAQTDLEQWGDTRDQQIAAAESTQSQYVGDDMVGSSDLSQYGQWVDIPGYGDAWVPNGVAPDWTPYSAGSWVSLNYYGPTWVGAEPWGWAPYHYGRWFYAPTVGWAWSPGPPYARAVWSPALVAFFGFGGGTHIGIGFGNVGWVPLAPGEFYRPWWGRGASLSFGLDFTRYRNYAHGYSSVSYAAWQHGSPGGVRPSYSGRGGSPGWQRFGGGGVSQYARPAASAGGWQRFGGVSSYARPSYARQSYARPSYARPSYARASYQQRAYQGSYQRQYAQRSYAPRSYAQRSYQPSYQRQYAAQRQYAPQYRAQGAYRSGPSRSSTYRGSRPGGRGRP; encoded by the coding sequence ATGATCCACTCGTCGATTAAGCGAGCGCCGTTTGCGCTCATTTTATCCGCCACGCTGGCGGCAGCTTATGTGGGTGCAATACCCGCATACGCGCAAGATTACGGGCAATACGACGCCGAAGCAGGCGCAAACGCGCCGCCGGTTGCGCGCCTGGCCATTGTCGAAGGACAGGTCGCTCTCAAGCACGGCGATCGAGGCGATCAAGCGACCGCCATTGCCAACGCGCCGATCGAAGCCGGCGATTATATTACGACGGGCGACGACGGGCGCGCCGAGGTTCAACTCGACGCCGATACGATCATTCGGGCCGGCGCCGATACGCAGCTGCGGTTCACCCAGCTCGACGATTCCGGCGAAACCGCGCAGATCGCACAGGGCACGATTCAATTGCGCGTTTTCGCGACCGGTCAATCAAACGTGCAAGTGCAAACGCCTTCGGTGAACGTGGAGCCGTCGGAAGCGGGCGCATACCTGATTACGGTTACCGCAGACGGTACGACGCAGCTGACCGCCCGCAGCGGTAGCCTCGCCGTCACGACGCCGCAGGGGTCACAAGAAGTCGATCCGGGTCAAACGATGGTGGTGGCCGGTAGCGCGACGAATCCGCGCTATCAGTATATCGGCGAGGTCGCGCAGACGGACCTCGAGCAGTGGGGGGACACGCGCGATCAGCAGATCGCCGCGGCTGAGAGCACGCAGTCGCAATACGTCGGCGATGACATGGTCGGAAGCTCGGACCTGAGCCAGTACGGTCAGTGGGTCGACATTCCGGGTTACGGCGATGCCTGGGTGCCAAACGGAGTCGCTCCGGATTGGACGCCGTACAGCGCGGGTAGCTGGGTTTCGTTGAACTATTACGGCCCCACATGGGTCGGCGCCGAACCCTGGGGTTGGGCGCCGTATCACTACGGCCGCTGGTTCTATGCGCCGACGGTCGGCTGGGCGTGGTCGCCCGGGCCGCCCTACGCGCGTGCGGTGTGGTCGCCCGCGCTGGTGGCGTTCTTCGGCTTCGGCGGAGGCACGCACATCGGGATCGGCTTCGGCAACGTGGGTTGGGTCCCGCTCGCGCCCGGTGAGTTCTATCGCCCGTGGTGGGGACGCGGCGCGAGCCTTTCGTTCGGCCTCGATTTCACCCGCTACCGCAACTACGCGCACGGATACAGCAGCGTCTCGTATGCGGCATGGCAGCACGGATCGCCCGGCGGCGTGCGCCCGAGCTACTCCGGTCGCGGGGGAAGTCCGGGTTGGCAGCGCTTCGGCGGCGGCGGCGTGTCGCAGTACGCGCGCCCGGCCGCGTCCGCCGGCGGCTGGCAGCGCTTCGGGGGCGTGTCCTCATACGCTCGGCCGTCATACGCTCGGCAGTCGTACGCGCGGCCATCGTACGCGCGGCCATCGTATGCCCGCGCGTCGTACCAGCAGCGCGCTTACCAGGGCTCGTACCAACGGCAATACGCGCAGCGTTCGTACGCGCCGCGTTCGTACGCTCAACGTTCCTATCAACCGTCGTATCAACGCCAATACGCGGCGCAGCGTCAGTACGCGCCGCAATATCGCGCGCAAGGTGCCTATCGGAGTGGGCCTTCGCGCTCGAGTACCTACCGCGGAAGCCGTCCAGGTGGACGAGGGAGACCATAA
- a CDS encoding adenylate/guanylate cyclase domain-containing protein — translation MGRALPALMALLVAMVLIGLPFAVWLDLRDLTSSSLERQATNLSTVISGIRDFYASNVVDRVLAADGHAFVTAHYLEHPGGIPIPSKFSLELAHVIGNGQATYRYRFISHYPFRGTAAHPFDAFEEAALASLERNPRQTLTNVAWNGMTSQVSYATPIMMEAGCVACHNASPDSPKRDWSVGQVGGIQELIVTERAAYNVSGFRYLLLYFVFLAIIGFGAIALQRRQSRETRAAYAFVSSISQKISKYISPQIYQSIFSGRTGTEIATTRKKLTIFFSDIKDFTSTSERLQPETLTALLNEYFTEMSAIALGYGGTIDKFVGDAILVFFGDPESRGESEDALACVFMAIAMQARLTELNARWRSQGIEDPFRVRMGINTGYCSVGNFGSLERMDYTIIGAEANLAARLESIAEPGTIVVSYETYALVRGAVHAHALAPIRVKGISREVIPYVIEGYIDGPAAATVFSERGGGLEFYLDVDGIEDPKAVRALLEDAIRALDARKETE, via the coding sequence ATGGGGCGTGCGCTTCCCGCCCTGATGGCGCTACTCGTGGCCATGGTCCTGATCGGTCTCCCTTTCGCGGTTTGGCTCGATTTGCGGGACCTCACGAGCTCATCGCTCGAGCGGCAGGCGACGAACCTCTCGACCGTGATCAGCGGCATCCGCGACTTCTATGCCAGCAACGTCGTCGACCGCGTGCTCGCGGCCGACGGCCATGCGTTCGTCACCGCGCACTACCTCGAGCATCCCGGCGGCATCCCGATACCATCGAAGTTCTCGCTCGAACTCGCCCACGTGATCGGCAACGGCCAGGCGACCTACCGCTACCGTTTCATCTCGCACTACCCGTTCCGCGGGACCGCGGCGCATCCGTTCGACGCGTTCGAAGAGGCGGCGCTTGCCTCGCTCGAGCGCAACCCCCGTCAAACGCTGACGAACGTTGCGTGGAACGGCATGACCTCGCAGGTGAGCTACGCCACGCCGATCATGATGGAGGCCGGATGCGTCGCGTGTCACAACGCCAGCCCCGATAGCCCGAAGCGCGATTGGAGCGTCGGTCAGGTCGGCGGAATTCAGGAGCTGATCGTCACCGAGCGCGCGGCCTACAACGTGAGCGGTTTCCGCTATCTCCTGCTCTATTTCGTTTTTCTCGCGATCATCGGCTTCGGAGCGATCGCACTCCAGCGCCGGCAATCGCGTGAAACGCGAGCGGCATACGCCTTCGTCTCCTCGATCTCCCAGAAGATCTCGAAGTACATCTCACCGCAGATCTACCAGAGTATCTTCAGCGGGCGCACCGGCACCGAGATCGCGACCACGCGCAAGAAGCTCACGATCTTCTTCTCCGATATCAAGGATTTCACGTCGACCAGCGAGCGGCTGCAGCCCGAGACGCTCACCGCGCTGCTCAACGAGTATTTCACGGAGATGTCCGCGATCGCGCTCGGGTACGGCGGAACGATCGACAAATTCGTGGGCGACGCGATTTTGGTTTTCTTTGGCGATCCGGAGAGCCGCGGCGAGTCCGAAGACGCGCTCGCCTGCGTCTTTATGGCGATCGCGATGCAGGCGCGCTTGACCGAATTGAACGCGCGCTGGCGCAGCCAAGGGATCGAAGATCCGTTCCGCGTTCGCATGGGCATCAACACCGGCTACTGCAGCGTCGGAAATTTCGGATCGCTGGAACGCATGGATTATACGATCATCGGCGCCGAAGCAAACCTTGCCGCACGTCTGGAGTCCATCGCGGAACCCGGCACGATCGTCGTCAGCTACGAGACCTACGCGCTCGTTCGCGGAGCCGTGCACGCGCACGCGCTGGCTCCGATCCGCGTCAAAGGCATTTCGCGCGAGGTCATCCCGTACGTCATCGAGGGGTACATCGACGGGCCCGCGGCTGCGACGGTCTTTAGCGAACGCGGCGGCGGCCTCGAGTTCTATCTCGACGTCGACGGGATCGAAGATCCCAAAGCGGTACGGGCGCTGCTCGAAGACGCGATCCGGGCCCTCGACGCGCGCAAAGAAACCGAATGA
- a CDS encoding 3-hydroxyacyl-CoA dehydrogenase has translation MEIAGKTILVTGGSSGLGAACVREFASAGANVVIADIGEHGARLAQELGAPVRFAKTDVTDENQVGAAIALSLREFGALHGAINCAGIATAERAVGKDGPQPLAHFSKVIAVNLIGTFNVVRLVAAEMMKRPVESAQDRGVIVCTASVAAFDGQIGQAAYSASKGGIVGLTLPLAREFAQAQIRVCSIAPGIFDTPMLAGLPEPARESLGKQTPFPARLGRPGEYAALARHIFENQMLNGETIRLDGAIRLAPR, from the coding sequence TTGGAAATTGCCGGAAAAACCATCCTCGTCACCGGGGGCAGCTCGGGACTGGGCGCCGCCTGCGTTCGCGAATTCGCAAGCGCCGGTGCGAACGTCGTGATCGCCGATATCGGTGAGCACGGTGCACGGCTCGCGCAGGAACTCGGCGCGCCGGTACGCTTTGCCAAGACCGACGTCACCGACGAAAATCAGGTGGGCGCCGCGATTGCGCTTTCACTCCGCGAGTTCGGCGCGCTGCACGGCGCGATCAATTGTGCCGGCATCGCGACCGCGGAGCGCGCCGTGGGCAAGGACGGTCCGCAACCGCTCGCGCATTTCAGTAAAGTGATCGCGGTGAATTTGATCGGGACGTTCAACGTGGTGCGCCTGGTTGCGGCGGAGATGATGAAACGGCCGGTCGAAAGCGCGCAAGACCGCGGCGTCATCGTCTGCACCGCGTCGGTGGCGGCGTTCGACGGCCAGATCGGTCAAGCAGCGTACTCGGCATCGAAAGGCGGAATCGTCGGGCTCACGCTTCCGCTCGCACGCGAATTCGCGCAAGCGCAGATCCGCGTGTGCAGCATCGCTCCGGGCATTTTCGATACGCCGATGCTCGCCGGTTTACCCGAGCCGGCACGCGAGTCGCTGGGAAAACAGACGCCATTCCCGGCGCGGCTAGGGCGGCCGGGCGAATATGCGGCGCTCGCGCGTCACATCTTCGAAAACCAGATGCTCAACGGCGAGACGATCCGGCTTGACGGCGCCATCCGCCTCGCCCCCAGGTAA
- a CDS encoding adenylate/guanylate cyclase domain-containing protein gives MQSARILRVGGSAGDNQTLEGLLRGAGQSDVRFSGVAEALDAIASRSVDLLLLDLMQPSNDVFNLLRAAQPANGKTSRVPVIVTAPTTANDRVQACLQRGAEDYVVTPFDANNALVLTRRIELCLHRKHLREFTIRLRAAKSDDNAVMELYSSASNKFVPREFLEHLNRKTITDVRLGDHVQREMAVFFSDIRDFTRLSEGMTPQENFNFLNSYLKRATPIIRSNHGFIDKYIGDAIMALFPREPIDALRTGVELQRALVKYNQGRKIAGYEPVRIGIGLHSGELILGTIGEEERMQTTVIADAVNVAARIEGLTKVFGVSLLLGKSIVDRLPPDHGFHLRHLGAVRAKGKMRSVEIYECFDNDPPELMQHKINTADLFGNAINQFREALFLSAGNAFARVSQMNAQDTVAAHYRDSCSLAVLKGGGPAWDGAERIETK, from the coding sequence GTGCAGTCGGCACGGATTCTTCGCGTGGGCGGCAGCGCCGGCGACAATCAAACGTTGGAGGGGCTGCTGCGCGGCGCAGGTCAATCCGACGTTCGTTTCAGCGGCGTGGCTGAAGCGCTGGACGCGATTGCGTCTCGGAGCGTCGATCTCTTGCTGCTCGATTTGATGCAGCCGAGCAACGACGTGTTCAACTTGCTTCGCGCCGCACAGCCGGCCAACGGCAAAACCAGCCGTGTGCCCGTCATCGTGACCGCGCCCACCACGGCGAACGACCGCGTTCAAGCTTGTCTCCAGCGCGGCGCCGAAGATTACGTCGTCACGCCGTTCGATGCAAACAACGCGCTCGTCCTCACCCGCCGGATCGAGCTCTGCCTGCATCGTAAACACTTGCGTGAGTTCACCATTCGGTTGCGCGCCGCAAAATCCGACGACAACGCGGTAATGGAACTCTACTCGAGCGCATCGAACAAATTCGTCCCTCGCGAGTTCCTCGAGCATCTGAACCGCAAAACGATCACGGACGTCCGGTTAGGCGATCACGTGCAGCGTGAGATGGCCGTATTCTTCTCCGATATCCGCGACTTCACGCGGCTTTCGGAAGGCATGACGCCGCAGGAGAATTTCAACTTTCTCAATTCTTACCTCAAGCGGGCGACGCCGATCATTCGTTCCAATCACGGATTCATCGACAAATATATCGGCGATGCGATCATGGCGCTGTTCCCCCGCGAGCCGATCGACGCGCTGCGGACCGGCGTGGAGCTGCAGCGGGCGTTGGTCAAATATAACCAGGGGCGCAAGATCGCCGGCTACGAGCCGGTTCGCATCGGCATCGGGCTCCACAGCGGCGAGCTGATCCTGGGTACGATCGGCGAGGAAGAGCGCATGCAGACGACGGTTATCGCCGACGCCGTGAACGTCGCGGCGCGAATCGAGGGGCTCACGAAGGTCTTCGGGGTTTCGCTGCTGCTGGGTAAATCGATCGTCGACAGACTTCCGCCGGATCACGGATTCCATTTACGCCATCTGGGCGCGGTGAGGGCGAAAGGCAAGATGCGCAGCGTCGAGATCTACGAGTGCTTCGACAACGACCCGCCCGAGCTTATGCAGCACAAGATCAACACCGCGGATCTGTTTGGCAACGCGATCAACCAATTCCGTGAGGCGTTATTTCTGAGCGCCGGCAACGCGTTCGCGCGCGTTTCGCAAATGAACGCGCAGGATACGGTGGCGGCGCACTACCGGGATAGCTGCTCGCTTGCTGTCCTGAAAGGCGGCGGTCCCGCTTGGGACGGTGCGGAACGGATCGAAACGAAGTAG
- a CDS encoding DoxX family membrane protein, giving the protein MDAALLFVRLVVGLAIAAHGAQKLFGWFGGYGLAGTGGFFEGLGFRPGRVFAFFAGLGEAGGGALIALGLGGALGPALVVVVMLVAIFTVHITKGFFITNGGWELNAIYIAAVVEIAYVGFGAYSFDRAIGFAYLSSAQAATVLMIAAIVLAALNLLVRRSAPQQTT; this is encoded by the coding sequence ATGGATGCGGCTTTGCTCTTCGTTCGCCTCGTGGTCGGTCTAGCCATCGCGGCCCACGGCGCTCAGAAGCTCTTCGGCTGGTTCGGCGGATACGGCCTAGCGGGAACCGGCGGCTTCTTCGAGGGCCTGGGGTTCCGGCCCGGGCGGGTGTTCGCGTTCTTTGCCGGGCTCGGAGAGGCAGGCGGAGGGGCGCTGATCGCGCTCGGCCTGGGCGGCGCGCTCGGCCCGGCGCTGGTCGTGGTGGTCATGCTGGTCGCGATCTTCACCGTCCACATCACCAAGGGGTTCTTCATCACCAACGGCGGCTGGGAACTCAACGCGATCTACATCGCCGCGGTGGTCGAGATCGCGTACGTCGGCTTCGGCGCGTATTCGTTCGATCGCGCTATCGGCTTCGCATATCTCTCGTCGGCACAAGCCGCGACGGTACTGATGATCGCCGCGATCGTGCTCGCCGCCCTCAACCTGCTCGTGCGGCGCTCGGCCCCGCAACAGACGACGTAG
- the msrA gene encoding peptide-methionine (S)-S-oxide reductase MsrA produces the protein MNRFRALTLATLTLFVAATTPAPAATQHVVLAGGCFWGMQAVFESLRGVTRVVAGFSGGAADTAHYDMVSTGTTGHAESVDVTYDPSKISFDQLLAVYFLVAHDPTELNRQGPDDGTQYRSEIFFTTPQQQAQATLAIASLEKRHVFPDPIVTIVAPLRGFYPAEAYHQDFLVHNPDNDYIVYNDLPKLRALRARFPELVNENAAPIRVIAKN, from the coding sequence ATGAATCGTTTTCGTGCCTTGACGCTGGCGACACTGACGCTCTTCGTCGCCGCAACCACGCCGGCGCCCGCGGCCACCCAGCACGTCGTCTTGGCGGGCGGATGCTTTTGGGGTATGCAAGCCGTGTTCGAATCGCTGCGGGGAGTGACGCGCGTTGTCGCCGGCTTCTCGGGTGGTGCCGCCGACACGGCGCACTACGATATGGTCTCGACCGGAACGACCGGCCACGCCGAGTCGGTCGACGTCACCTACGATCCGTCGAAAATTTCCTTCGACCAACTGCTCGCGGTCTATTTCCTGGTCGCGCACGATCCCACCGAACTCAACCGTCAGGGCCCCGACGACGGCACGCAATATCGCTCCGAGATCTTCTTCACGACCCCGCAGCAGCAGGCGCAGGCAACGCTCGCGATCGCCTCGCTCGAGAAGCGACACGTTTTTCCCGACCCGATCGTGACGATCGTGGCTCCGCTACGCGGCTTCTATCCGGCCGAAGCCTACCATCAGGATTTCCTCGTCCACAATCCGGACAACGACTATATCGTCTACAACGACCTGCCGAAACTGCGCGCGCTGCGCGCGCGTTTCCCCGAGTTGGTGAACGAGAACGCCGCCCCAATCCGGGTCATCGCTAAGAACTAG